In Oncorhynchus clarkii lewisi isolate Uvic-CL-2024 unplaced genomic scaffold, UVic_Ocla_1.0 unplaced_contig_11504_pilon_pilon, whole genome shotgun sequence, one genomic interval encodes:
- the LOC139402213 gene encoding zinc finger E-box-binding homeobox 2-like, with translation QRSDSRALEDHYDFLVQLRKASSHQPASHHYQHHNHLPPDGRSPAPAMYHTGSLRLRDDLPPVWSVGARSSPERPDGVLLNLQACPFCQHTFHRGGSLREHIRFCHERDGGHYRAQMERHMGLHSQHIDHGAESRKFKCFQCGKSFKYKHHLKEHLRIHSGEKPYECSNCKKRFSHSGSYSSHLSSKKCLTGGGGGGGGGGGGGGRRGGGESYNNRHSQGTCQSSPASPSAGSSRNSSGKGSPYLPHTQKRQSPMGLERELYPPGDQSRGVLQGRELGRLWDPRAEFSLRDNVFKGTNLLPYLHTGAGGKFEQMLQEMFDREEGDVGSPREEGRLGIHNGGRDRKADDPKPLKRNRTGSGEGYRGGGGVTCHWCSQLFPSPAVLLQHERYLCKINRQAMEVPEGPRSKDHLSPLYFSSRTPLQPPPPDNNNKTTAMANGFSKDKSPLQRPCWHSVPQELLVAMHSPLQPRPGTLSMRSYWSSQESGRSGGSPGQPAPTSPATDMSSLLPIGPLPSSEIDSPLCPDLSSTTLTPHWSRTIPQGRTNGSGSSQNDQPLDLSLPKPQEGEVLEDSMPSNGHPRLGEKREKTYREPAENQQLHRRLSLSPPWQQHQGVYSGVPMFEGSVYSAYPLFNPMMPAGLAGSGHDVVPSLPLSHPASSQRFLSPMVYMMESDTDAVLKRIRQERQAIMGEVMDCGGLDYPSLMEEGGEGEGGPGRKRLKKTDDGLYACDICDKTFQKSSSLLRHKYEHTGKRPHECQICRKAFKHKHHLMEHSRLHSGEKPYECDKCGKRFSHSGSYSQHMNHRYTYCSRDQEQEGVEEPPLTPGGSTDLGHVSGGTPFSMEYTPMFLSDASLDGGIGGRAHEEEEEEEDETDKTKGGHMKEACTLSGSGSGEGLGLELCSSPVGNERDRQHVDRDNGEGENSGLQTYRLENNNHWDRDALEQNGDQNTDTYELSPEAQRTTLVLYATPLQRAEV, from the exons gtcagaggtcagacagCAGGGCCTTGGAGGACCACTATGACTTCCTGGTTCAGTTGAGAAAGGCATCCTCCCACCAACCTGCCTCACACCACTACCAGCACCACAACCACCTGCCCCCCGACGGCAGAAGCCCTGCCCCAGCCATGTACCACACTGGCAGTCTGCGCCTCCGTGATGACCTCCCTCCCGTCTGGTCTGTTGGGGCTCGGAGCTCACCTGAGAGACCAG ACGGCGTCCTTTTAAATCTACAGGCTTGCCCGTTCTGCCAGCATACCTTCCACCGCGGAGGGTCCCTACGCGAGCACATCAGGTTTTGCCACGAGCGGGACGGGGGACACTATAGAGCTCAGATGGAACGACACATGGGACTGCACAGTCAG CACATTGACCATGGTGCGGAGAGCAGGAAGTTCAAGTGTTTTCAGTGCGGGAAATCCTTCAAGTACAAACACCACCTCAAAGAGCACCTCCGCATCCACAGTG GTGAGAAACCATATGAATGTTCCAACTGCAAGAAGCGCTTCTCTCACTCTGGCTCCTATAGCTCACACCTCAGCAGTAAGAAGTGCttgacagggggaggaggaggaggaggaggaggaggaggaggagggggacgtagaggtggaggggagagctATAACAACAGACATAGCCAGGGGACCTGCCAGTCCTCTCCTGCATCACCCTCAGCAGGAAGCAGTAGGAACAGCAGTGGAAAGGGCTCTCCCTACCTTCCTCACACCCAGAAGCGTCAGTCACCAATGGGCTTAGAGAGGGAGCTGTACCCCCCTGGGGACCAGAGCAGGGGGGTCCTCCAGGGCCGGGAGCTAGGCAGGCTGTGGGACCCCCGAGCGGAGTTCTCCCTCCGGGACAACGTGTTCAAGGGCACCAACCTGCTGCCGTACCTCCATACCGGCGCCGGGGGCAAGTTTGAGCAGATGCTGCAGGAGATGTttgacagggaggagggagatgtaGGCTCacccagggaggaggggagactgGGGATTCACAACGGAGGGCGAGACAGGAAGGCAGATGATCCAAAGCCGCTGAAACGCAACCGAACCGGCTCGGGTGAAGGGTACAGGGGTGGAGGTGGGGTGACATGCCACTGGTGCTCCCAGCTCTTCCCCAGCCCTGCCGTGTTACTGCAGCATGAGCGCTACCTCTGTAAGATTAACCGGCAGGCCATGGAGGTGCCTGAAGGTCCTCGCAGCAAagaccacctctctcccctctacttcTCCTCCAGAACCCCTCTCCAGCCACCCCCACCAGACAACAACAATAAAACCACAGCGATGGCTAACGGTTTCTCCAAAGATAAGTCTCCTCTCCAGAGACCCTGCTGGCACTCTGTCCCTCAGGAGCTGCTGGTCGCCATGCACTCCCCCCTACAGCCCCGCCCAGGCACACTATCCATGAGATCCTATTGGTCTAGCCAGGAGAGTGGCAGGAGTGGCGGCAGCCCCGGCCAACCAGCACCAACTAGCCCTGCTACAGACATGTCCTCACTGCTACCAATAGGACCATTACCCTCTTCAGAGATCGACTCGCCCCTCTGCCCGGACCTTTCCTCCACCACTCTCACCCCTCATTGGAGTCGAACCATCCCCCAAGGAAGGACCAACGGGTCCGGTAGCTCCCAGAATGACCAACCCCTGGATCTCTCCCTCCCCAAGCCCCAGGAGGGGGAAGTCCTGGAGGACAGCATGCCCAGTAATGGACACCCCCGtctgggagaaaagagagagaagacctACAGAGAGCCAGCAGAGAACCAGCAGCTCCACCGGAGGCTGAGTCTCAGTCCACCTTGGCAACAG CATCAAGGCGTCTACAGTGGCGTTCCGATGTTTGAGGGCTCCGTCTACAGTGCATACCCTCTGTTTAACCCCATGATGCCTGCTGGGCTAGCTGGCTCAGGACATGATGTGGTCCCCTCCCTGCCCCTCAGTCACCCAGCCAGCAGCCAGCGATTTCTCTCCCCTATGGTCTACATGATGGAGTCGGACACAGATGCCGTGCTGAAGAGGATCCGTCAAGAGAGACAAGCCATCATG GGTGAGGTGATGGATTGCGGGGGTCTGGACTACCCCTCgctgatggaggagggaggagagggagaagggggaccAGGGAGGAAGAGACTGAAGAAGACAGACGACGGCCTGTACGCCTGCGACATCTGTGACAAGACCTTCCAGAAAAGCAGCTCTCTGCTCCGACACAAGTATGAGCACACAG GTAAACGTCCCCACGAGTGTCAGATCTGCAGGAAGGCCTTCAAGCATAAGCACCATCTGATGGAGCACAGTCGACTGCACTCTGGAGAGAAGCCCTATGAGTGTGATAAGTGTGGCAAGAGGTTCTCCCACTCTGGCTCATACTCCCAACACATGAACCATCGATACACCTACTGTAGCAGGGACCAGGAACAGGAAGGGGTCGAGGAGCCTCCTCTTACCCCAGGAGGGTCCACCGATCTGGGCCATGTTTCCGGGGGCACCCCCTTCTCCATGGAGTACACCCCTATGTTTCTCAGTGATGCCAGTCTGGACGGGGGGATAGGAGGGAGAGCacatgaagaggaggaggaagaggaggacgagacaGACAAAACTAAAGGTGGCCATATGAAGGAGGCTTGTACTTTAtcagggtcagggtctggtgaagggttagggttggagctgTGCTCTAGCCCTGtggggaatgagagagacagacagcatgtcgacagagacaatggagaaggagagaattcTGGTCTACAGACTTACAGACTTGAAAACAACAATCACTGGGACAGAGATGCATTGGAACAAAATGGAGACCAGAACACAGACACATACGAGTTGAGCCCAGAAGCCCAGCGGACAA CTCTGGTGCTGTACGCGACACCGTTACAGAGAGCTGAGGTGTGA